GATACATTGGGATCTTTCCTGTCTTGGTACTTTTTTTTGCTTTGTTAGGGTAGAAAACGATAGAAACTTTCATGTTGTCTGATTTTGGTGAAAAGGTCAATTTTTTGGTGAAAAGCCGGTGAACCAAAATTTTACGACAAAGCGAAAGTGAGTGAGGGGTATTGAAACAGAAAACCCCTGCATCTATTGATTTTGCAGGGGTTTGAGCTTTTTTGAAGTTCTATCTGTGATCCCGCTGGGACTCGAACCCAGGGCCCATACATTAAAAGTGTATTGCTCTACCAACTGAGCTACGAGATCGTGTTGTTCATTTCGTAATTGGGAGTGCAAAAATAGGAGCCGTTGTGTTACATTCCAAAAAATTATTGCTTTTCTGAGAAATTTTTTTTCTGCAATCCTAAGTAAGCATACAATTTCTCCAGTAGTAGAATCTGCTGCAACCTGTGTCCATGCTCAGCTTCAACGTTTATGTAGGGCCGCTTTTTCTTGCCAAAAAAAATACTTAACGATCCATCATCTGTAAAAAGATCTTCTCGTTGTAAAATAGCATTCGTCATTTCATTCTTATAAAAATTATAGATCACGCTGTCTGTAGTTAGTATAAAGTCATCTATATCATGACTTGCATTTTTAGTTACAGCAGCAGTTTCATTTTTTAATGGCAGTGTATCGAACGACAACACCGATAAACGGTCATCAGTATTATTATGTACAGCCACAATAATCCCTGTATCTGGCAAATGAGACAATATAAATTGACCAAAGTTTCTTACTGCTCGTAAGGCTGCGGTGTCGGGACTGCTTAATAGTTTTAAATTGGAAATAATTCCACTATCGCTGAACATCCGGTTGGGATCAAATGTGTAGAATTGATTGTTTAATTGGAAACGAATATTCCGCATCTCTTTGTTCTCAATACTCAAAAGCTGGCCGCCATATTGTTCTAATAAGTTTATGGCTGCTTTTTCCGCTGTACTCTCATTATCGTGTAAGTGGACAAAGAAGAGAGGCGAGGGTTTATTATATGTATGCTTAATGATCTTTACCGGCGTTGTGCCTAAGTAATGCGTAAACGTATCCGTGATTGATGTATAGTTCTCTGAAGGTAACGGCTGCGCACATGATAGCAGCCCAAAGATGCAGGATAGGAATAAATAATTTAAGCGCAACAACATGTTCCAAAGCTATAGTAAAAACTATGCCTTTGTCGTTGCGCTTAATAAAAGAGTTTAATTAGTCGGCTGCTACTTCGGTTTTCAACTTGTCCATGATACCAGTCTGGATCATTTTTTCTGCCAGTAAAATCATGTTTTTGAAAGCTAACGCTTTTGATATACCATGACCAATAATAACGGGCTTGGCTACTCCCAATACGGGCGTGCCACCGTAGTTCTCAAAGTTGAATCGATCGAAGTATTCGTGCTGAATATTTTTCTGCTGGGTAATGCTGTGAAATGACTCGGCCATCTTTAAAATGATGTTACCGGTAAAGCCATCGCAAACCATTATATCAGCTTTATCCAGAAATACATCACGACCTTCTACATTACCAACGAAGTGAATGTGTTTATTTTCCTTTAGTAGGGGATAAGTAGCCTGGGCTAACAGATTGCCTTTGCCTTCTTCTTCGCCAATGTTAAGTAGTGCTACTCTTGGCTGTTCTATACCCAATATCTGCTGGGCATATACGGTGCCCATAGTAGCAAATTGGTTTAAGTGCTCAGGCTTACAATCAGAATTAAGGCCTACATCCAGCAACAAACCGGTTTTGCCATTTTCTTTTGGAATAATGGTAGAAATGGTAGGACGAAGTACACCTTCCACTGGCTTCAGGCTGTATAAAGAACCTACCAGCATAGCTCCAGTGTTTCCTGCGCTAATAAAGGCATCGATCTTGCCCGTGGCCAGCAAATGGAATCCTACAGCTATAGATGACTCACGCTTTTCTTTTAACGCCTTTGTCGGGTGTTCATGCATATCTATGACCTGGGGTGCATGAATTAGCGTAAAATTGTCTGCAGGCAAATTATACTCGCTAAGTAGCGGGTTGATCTTTTCTGTATTGCCGATTAAAAACAGGTGAGCAGGCGTTGAGGCAGATGAAAAATAATCATGGATGCCTATTACCGCTTCAAGAGGAGCCAAGTCGCCCCCCATCATGTCTAAGCCTATATTCATAATCCTTCCCAAAAATAAAATTCCAAGACTCAAGGATAACACTGGTTAACCCCGAATGTTGGAATTCAGAATGTTTTAAGATCCGGTTATTTCTTAATAGGTGTATTCTCAGCTACCACCTGGCCTTTGTAGTACAATTTGCCTTCGCTTACGTGAGCGCGGTGACGAACGTGGATCTCACCAGTCGTTTTATCTGTAGAAAGCGTAGCAGCTACTGCCTTATAGTGGGTTCTGCGCTTTGCGCTTCTTTGCTGTGAATGTCTACGTTTGGGATTTGGCATAACTCAATAATTAAAAATGCTTTCAAATAGTTTTATTGGTTCAGCTTTTGTTTCTCTCGCCACTTTCCTGGCTCAACTCCTTGTACTGCAACAAGGGATATTGTACATCGTGAAACGTGAAATGTCAAACGTGAAATTACACACATTAACTATTCACCATTCACATTATTGTTCGCTATCAAGACCTTTAAACTTCTCCAAACCTTTCCATAATGGATTGCTTGGTACATCGTCTCCTGGTTTCATTTTGTTCAACAATTCACGGGCGGCCGGATTACAATAGGGGCCATCCATGTTTTCGTAAGAACAGGTCTTTTGCATCGGGATGCTCAGATTTACAAATTCATAAATCCAGTTCTTAACATCCAAATGGCTTTCTCCACGTGAGATATAGTAGACATCCGGGTCTTCTTCCTGATCATTCATCAGGTCCGGATCTTCTACCATTTTTACTGTTATGGCAAATTCGTCAAACAGCTCAAACGGGAGCTCGTTATTGCACCGGTCGCAGGTTACTTCCGCTTTTCCACCAACCTCAAACCTCAGTAACATAAAACTATTATTCTTTTCTAACAACAGCTTTATATGAGCCTTAGTATGGCGAAAATCCTGCTCCTGGTATTCTTCAAAGAACCTATCGTCTATCTCGTAATTGAACTCATGAACTCCGGGTTTTAGTCCTACAAACGCAATTTCATATTCCCGGCGATTGCTCATGTTCCCTTTTTTAGAGTTTGCAAAGGTAATGTAAATAGCCTAAAATCGCATCTTTGAAAAGAATATTTTAACGAAATCAGCCTCCAAATATGCTAATAAAACACGTAATGAAGGATAAATCGCTGCTTTTTCTTTTGCTGGCGGCCTTGGTAATCCGTCTTTTTTCATGGAATGAGGCTTGGGTAGAGCGGTATTATACCTATGGCGTTTATCCATTCATTTCTCTTGTTTTACGCACATTGTTGGGTTGGATTCCCTTTAGTATTGGTGATATCCTCTATTTTTTTGCCGGCTTATTTCTATTTATAAGCTTTATAAAATTGGTCCGGCGTATACGGGCGCATATGGCTGATAAGTTTTTCTGGGTTGTTTTTACACAGAAAACTTTAAAAGGATTGCTTTGGATTTACCTATTATTTAATGTCTTGTGGGGATTGAATTACGACCGCCAGGGGATAGGCCATCAGCTGAATTTAGAAGTTTCCCACTACGCAACTGAAGATATTCGGCAATTGGTTACCGTATTGCATAAACGTCTCAATACTGCAGCGGCGCAACTAACCCAAAGTCAGCGTCAGGCTTTAGATAACAATACTACTATTCACCAGCTGGGAATACAGACTTACCAGGAGGCCCGTTCGAAGTATCCCTTTTTGAATTATAAACAGCCAGCCATCAAAACATCTTTTTATACCTATGTAGGTCAGTACTTTGGCTTTACTGGTTATTATAATCCCTTTAGCGGTGAAGCCCAATTAAAAGCCACCGTTCCACGCTTCCTCCAGCCATTTATTATTAATCATGAGATTGCCCACCAGCTAGGGTATGCTAAGGAAAACGAAGCTAACCTGGTTGCCTACCTTACAGGCAGTCACGCTTCTCAGCCAGCAGTGCGTTATTCCACCTATTTTGAAACCTACCTATATGCCATACGCGATCTAGGTAGGAGAGATAGCACCATGGCCAAATCATTGCATACTACTTTACATCCACAGGTGCAAAAAGACCTAGTAGAACTAATGGAGTATTTATTGAAAAGTGAAAATGCGGTTGAACCTTATATCTCTAAGTTTTACGACCAGTTTCTAAAGCTAAATCGTCAACCAAAAGGAACACGTACCTATAATGAGGTTGTGGCCTGGTTGATAGCCTATCAGAAGAAATATGGTCTGGAGGCGATCTAAAAGTTTAATGTTTAAGGTCAAGAGAATGATGAAACCTAGATTGTAGTAAACAACTTTAATCCTTAGACTTTAAACATTAAACGTATTATAATTGTTTCAGTGAAATGAAATCTTGGCTAAAACTTCTTATTGCACTAATCATCCCTCAACTGGTTGCCGCTAGTGGTGCCTATTTTACCGTTACCGGAAACGGTAGTTGGTACCAAGCGCTGGAAAAGCCTTCCTGGAATCCGCCCAACGGAGTGTTTGGCCCGGTGTGGACAACCTTGTATGTATTAATGGGTATAGCGCTTTACCTGGTATGGAAATCAAATGCACCTGACAAACATAAGCGCTGGGCTATTAGTTTTTGGGGAATTCAGCTTTTCTTGAACCTTTTATGGTCATACTTGTTTTTTGGACAAGAGCAGATCTTGGGTGCCCTGCTGGAAATGATAATTCTCTGGCTGTTTATATTGTTTACCATCTTCG
This genomic interval from Flavisolibacter tropicus contains the following:
- the plsX gene encoding phosphate acyltransferase PlsX, with protein sequence MNIGLDMMGGDLAPLEAVIGIHDYFSSASTPAHLFLIGNTEKINPLLSEYNLPADNFTLIHAPQVIDMHEHPTKALKEKRESSIAVGFHLLATGKIDAFISAGNTGAMLVGSLYSLKPVEGVLRPTISTIIPKENGKTGLLLDVGLNSDCKPEHLNQFATMGTVYAQQILGIEQPRVALLNIGEEEGKGNLLAQATYPLLKENKHIHFVGNVEGRDVFLDKADIMVCDGFTGNIILKMAESFHSITQQKNIQHEYFDRFNFENYGGTPVLGVAKPVIIGHGISKALAFKNMILLAEKMIQTGIMDKLKTEVAAD
- the rpmF gene encoding 50S ribosomal protein L32, which translates into the protein MPNPKRRHSQQRSAKRRTHYKAVAATLSTDKTTGEIHVRHRAHVSEGKLYYKGQVVAENTPIKK
- a CDS encoding YceD family protein produces the protein MSNRREYEIAFVGLKPGVHEFNYEIDDRFFEEYQEQDFRHTKAHIKLLLEKNNSFMLLRFEVGGKAEVTCDRCNNELPFELFDEFAITVKMVEDPDLMNDQEEDPDVYYISRGESHLDVKNWIYEFVNLSIPMQKTCSYENMDGPYCNPAARELLNKMKPGDDVPSNPLWKGLEKFKGLDSEQ
- a CDS encoding DUF3810 domain-containing protein yields the protein MLIKHVMKDKSLLFLLLAALVIRLFSWNEAWVERYYTYGVYPFISLVLRTLLGWIPFSIGDILYFFAGLFLFISFIKLVRRIRAHMADKFFWVVFTQKTLKGLLWIYLLFNVLWGLNYDRQGIGHQLNLEVSHYATEDIRQLVTVLHKRLNTAAAQLTQSQRQALDNNTTIHQLGIQTYQEARSKYPFLNYKQPAIKTSFYTYVGQYFGFTGYYNPFSGEAQLKATVPRFLQPFIINHEIAHQLGYAKENEANLVAYLTGSHASQPAVRYSTYFETYLYAIRDLGRRDSTMAKSLHTTLHPQVQKDLVELMEYLLKSENAVEPYISKFYDQFLKLNRQPKGTRTYNEVVAWLIAYQKKYGLEAI
- a CDS encoding TspO/MBR family protein, encoding MKSWLKLLIALIIPQLVAASGAYFTVTGNGSWYQALEKPSWNPPNGVFGPVWTTLYVLMGIALYLVWKSNAPDKHKRWAISFWGIQLFLNLLWSYLFFGQEQILGALLEMIILWLFILFTIFAFARINKLAAWLLVPYISWVSFAAILNYTIWDLNR